A portion of the Ruminococcus albus AD2013 genome contains these proteins:
- a CDS encoding ATP-grasp domain-containing protein, giving the protein MKVFVYCDEKGQVDDYDNLSAQIGFHKMGFEIVHFHDYTELTQRHDKADLIVSGIGHVKRRLIETGADMPDIDYPDNLKKYLGRKIWRSTINTINSSPELWPVFVKPVFNKRFMGRTVYTAKDLIGCGNCFEDTEVYCSEPIDLVSEYRCFVRYGTITDVRIYKGDWRYPLDPGVVEKAVADYSDQPKGYALDFGVTKNGKTLLVEVNATVCIGSYGLDPIAYAKLLSARWAELTGTEDECAFDVK; this is encoded by the coding sequence GTGAAAGTATTTGTTTACTGTGATGAAAAGGGACAGGTCGATGATTATGATAATCTTTCTGCTCAGATAGGTTTTCATAAAATGGGTTTTGAGATAGTTCATTTTCATGATTATACCGAACTGACTCAACGGCATGATAAAGCTGATTTGATAGTAAGCGGTATAGGTCATGTTAAACGCCGTCTGATCGAAACAGGAGCAGATATGCCGGATATAGATTATCCGGATAATCTGAAAAAATATCTCGGAAGAAAAATATGGCGTTCAACCATAAATACTATCAATTCATCTCCGGAACTTTGGCCGGTGTTTGTAAAGCCTGTCTTCAACAAACGTTTTATGGGAAGAACTGTATATACTGCAAAAGACCTGATAGGGTGCGGGAACTGCTTTGAAGATACGGAAGTCTATTGCAGTGAGCCGATAGATCTTGTTTCGGAATACAGATGTTTTGTGAGATACGGAACTATTACAGATGTCAGGATATATAAGGGCGACTGGAGATATCCACTTGATCCCGGTGTGGTAGAAAAAGCGGTAGCGGATTATTCTGATCAGCCGAAAGGGTATGCCCTGGACTTTGGGGTAACAAAAAACGGCAAAACTTTACTGGTCGAAGTTAATGCGACTGTATGTATAGGCTCATACGGTCTTGACCCAATAGCCTATGCAAAACTCCTCTCCGCCCGCTGGGCTGAACTCACAGGGACGGAGGATGAATGTGCGTTTGATGTGAAATGA
- a CDS encoding DUF1653 domain-containing protein yields the protein MTYKEALNTIPKGKYRHYKGNEYEVLEIAQHSETLEPMVVYRALYGEHGVWVRPAEMWNEIIEKDGKSFRRFERLE from the coding sequence GTGACCTATAAGGAAGCATTAAACACTATTCCAAAAGGCAAATACCGTCACTACAAAGGTAACGAATATGAAGTTCTTGAAATAGCACAGCACTCGGAAACGCTTGAACCTATGGTCGTTTATCGTGCGCTTTACGGCGAGCACGGAGTATGGGTGCGACCTGCCGAGATGTGGAATGAGATCATCGAAAAGGATGGAAAGTCATTTAGGAGATTTGAAAGGCTGGAATAA
- a CDS encoding GIY-YIG nuclease family protein: MLSIYLIVDTETGKQYVGSAYGEDGLFGRWCCYVNSHHGHNKKMKELICYYPERYHAFQFSILQILPKTIITEDIVKIENKWKARLLSKKFGMNDN; this comes from the coding sequence ATGCTATCTATCTATCTTATTGTTGATACCGAAACTGGCAAGCAATATGTCGGCTCGGCTTACGGTGAAGATGGCTTATTTGGCAGATGGTGCTGCTATGTAAACTCACATCACGGACATAACAAGAAGATGAAAGAACTTATCTGTTACTATCCCGAAAGATACCATGCTTTCCAGTTTTCGATACTGCAAATCCTCCCGAAAACAATCATTACAGAAGACATTGTCAAAATTGAAAACAAGTGGAAAGCCAGATTATTAAGCAAGAAATTCGGAATGAATGACAATTAA
- a CDS encoding low molecular weight protein tyrosine phosphatase family protein, with amino-acid sequence MKILFLCSQNKRRSLTAEKYFDGYNGHQVRSAGTENNSRVKVTEGLIGWSDVIFCMEKKHLRRIKDKYSSSLSDKKVICLNIPDEYGFMDEELISLLDSSVSEYL; translated from the coding sequence ATGAAAATACTATTCCTATGCAGCCAAAATAAACGTCGCAGTTTAACCGCCGAGAAATACTTCGACGGATATAATGGACATCAGGTACGCTCCGCAGGCACGGAAAACAATTCACGCGTCAAAGTCACGGAAGGTCTTATCGGCTGGTCCGACGTGATCTTCTGTATGGAAAAGAAACATCTTCGCAGAATAAAGGATAAATACAGCTCGTCACTTTCGGACAAAAAGGTTATCTGCCTAAACATTCCCGATGAATATGGGTTTATGGACGAGGAACTCATCTCTTTGCTTGACAGCAGTGTAAGTGAATATTTATAA